One Zonotrichia albicollis isolate bZonAlb1 chromosome 25, bZonAlb1.hap1, whole genome shotgun sequence genomic window carries:
- the CCDC27 gene encoding coiled-coil domain-containing protein 27: protein MEADDSQEPELAETMGQLQQELRKAKDDHKMAIGAISSLQRQMEIQESELRKIRSEKELLQKQLREREVQLQAVSDKFCSLTEEQRQEEVVVAMVEENQNLQQVVAEQEFQLAEQNKLISELQGTISQLQAEAVSTRLHLLEQKQAQRETQRQLEALQHTELQTRVALELISSKFERYRNKIIQATFSVEGIQDPQGELTDDDVLEAMQKIFNERMEFQQMLKNKGSRTSLLSSDSSTASPARRRKSSRMEKL, encoded by the exons ATGGAAGCCGATGACTCGCAGGAACCAGAGCTCGCCGAAACcatgggacagctccagcaggagctgcgGAAAGCCAAGGATGACCACAAGATGGCCATAG GTGCCATCTCTTCCTTGCAAAGACAGATGGAGATCCAAGAATCCGAGCTTCGGAAAATCAGATCTGAAAAGGAACTGCTCCAGAAGCagctcagagagagagaagtccAGCTCCAAGCTGTGTCTGACAAG TTTTGCAGCCTGACAGAAGAacagaggcaggaagaagtGGTGGTGGCGATGGTGGAGGAGAACCAAAACCTTCAACAG GTTGTCGCAGAACAGGAATTCCAGCTGGCTGAGCAGAACAAGCTCATCAGTGAGCTACAGGGGACAAtcagccagctgcaggctgaggctgtgaGCACCCGCCTCCACCTCCTGGAGCAGAAACAGGCCCAGAGGGAGACCCAGAGGCAGCTTGAGGCAttgcagcacacagagctgcaaaCCAGAGTGGCACTGGAGCTCATCAGCAGCAAG TTTGAAAGGTACAGAAACAAAATAATCCAGGCTACGTTCAGCGTGGAGGGCATCCAGGACCCCCAGGGCGAGCTCACGGATGATGACGTGCTGGAGGCAATGCAG AAAATCTTCAACGAGCGGATGGAGTTCCAGCAGATGCTGAAGAACAAGGGCAGCAGGAcatccctgctcagcagtgacagcagcacagcatcaccagcaagGAGAAGGAAATCCTCCAGGATGGAAAAGCTCTGA
- the LRRC47 gene encoding leucine-rich repeat-containing protein 47 translates to MAAAAGQWPELEAAARERRRELSLSGAAVAERVAAGGGRLPEALLALPLLQSLELSGCAALRELGPGVAAALPALHTLVLSRNALGPAGLGEGLGGPLPALRLLDLSGNGLEALPAALGGTGGGAGDAAPAFPQLRSLNLSANRLRELGPGLARAAPQLQELLLSGNRLRALPGGLLAPDGPPAPFPLLSRLDAADNEVAELGADIAALPALKSLDVANNQLRELPAALADCPRLKEANFKGNQLRDKRLEKMVNGCQTKAILEYLRAGGRGKGKAETGREDVRKKKREKQQKKNGGDGEQDEVEEASKLLVKVLHVSENPAPLVVKVSPSVKDVRAFIVCCVLKGVNLKPGNALKRFLTMQTKLHEDICEKRTVATIATHDLQLVKAPLTYDVQPPDELKITPLGRKEIKAKDLLRQLQLEAEEQRKQKKRQNVSGLHKYLQLLDGKDNYPCLVDAEGAVISFPPITNSEKTKIRKETRDLFLEVTSDTSLQICKDVMDTLILKIAELNRSALENKEGSGSDMESDALCGAGNLNLPLVVEQVRVVDTDGNLKVLYPSKTDLATVASLLTVIR, encoded by the exons atggcggcggcggcggggcagTGGCCGGAGCTGGAGGCGGCGgcgcgggagcggcggcgggagcTGTCGCTGTCGGGCGCGGCGGTGGCCGAGCGGgtggcggcgggcggcgggcggctgccggaggcgctgctggcgctgccgctgctgcaGTCGCTGGAGCTGAGCGGCTGCGCGGCGCTGCGGGAGCTCGGCCCGGGCGtggcggccgcgctgcccgcGCTGCACACGCTGGTGCTGAGCCGCAACGCGctgggcccggccgggctgggcgAGGGGCTGGGCGGGCCCCTGCCCGCGCTCCGCCTGCTCGACCTGTCCGGGAACGGGCTGGAGGCGCTGCCCGCCGCGCTCGGAGGgacgggcggcggcgcgggggacGCGGCCCCGGCCTTCCCGCAGCTGCGCAGCCTCAACCTGAGCGCGAACCGGCTGCGGGAGCTGGGCCCGGGGCTCGCCCGCGCGGCCccgcagctgcaggagctgctgctgtccggGAACCGGCTGCGAGCGCTGCCCGGAGGGCTCCTGGCCCCCGACGGGCCGCCCGCGCCCTTCCCGCTGCTCAGCCGCCTGGACGCGGCCGACAACGAGGTGGCCGAGCTGGGTGCGGACAtcgcggcgctgccggcgctcaAG agcctggatgTGGCCAACAACCAGCTGCGGGAGCTGCCCGCCGCGCTGGCCGACTGCCCCCGCCTGAAGGAGGCCAACTTCAAGGGCAACCAGCTGAGGGACAAGCGGCTGGAGAAGATGGTCAATGGGTGCCAGACCAAGGCCATTCTGGAGTACCTACGGGCTGGGGGACGTGGGAAGGGGAAGGCTGAGACTGGCAGAGAGGACGTCAGGAAGAAGAagagggagaagcagcagaagaagAATGGTGGGGATGGGGAGCAGGATGAGGTGGAAGAGGCGAGCAAGCTGCTGGTGAAGGTTCTGCACGTCTCTGAGAACCCAGCGCCTTTGGTGGTCAAAGTGAGCCCGAGCGTCAAGGATGTGCGAGCCTTCATCGTGTGCTGTGTGCTGAAAGGAGTGAACTTAAAGCCGGGCAATGCTCTCAAGAGGTTCCTGACCATGCAG ACCAAGCTGCACGAGGACATCTGTGAGAAGCGCACAGTGGCCACCATTGCCACCCATGACTTGCAGCTGGTCAAAGCTCCTCTGACATATGATGTTCAGCCTCCTGATGAGCTCAAG ATCACGCCCCTGGGTCGGAAGGAGATCAAGGCCAAAGATCTTCTCcgccagctgcagctggaggctgAGGAGCAGCGGAAGCAGAAGAAGCGTCAGAACGTCTCTGGGCTGCACAA gtacctgcagctgctggatggCAAAGACAACTACCCGTGCCTGGTGGATGCTGAAGGTGCTGTGATTTCCTTCCCACCAATAACCAATAGTGAGAAAACAAAG ATTAGAAAAGAGACCCGGGACCTGTTTCTGGAAGTGACGAGTGATACCAGTTTACAGATCTGCAAAGATGTCATGGACACCCTTATCCTG AAAATTGCAGAGCTGAACAGATCTGCCTTGGAGAACAAGGAAGGCTCTGGCTCAGATATGGAATCAGATGCTCTCTGTGGAGCAGGGAATTTGAACCTGCCCTTGGTGGTGGAGCAGGTGCGAGTGGTGGACACGGATGGAAACTTGAAAGTACTTTATCCTTccaaaactgacctggccaCAGTGGCCTCTCTGCTGACTGTGATCCGTTAG
- the LOC102071078 gene encoding myo-inositol 2-dehydrogenase gives MGRRRKTLHDYAAEFSELSVRREPAGPGPGPAGAVETLLCTPCQLPLRVRRDRILEHLSSGRHCRNRRLLRQLGLRAPGLRSADPDSSLSLSLPLPLDVPSLLSHPSFLITTGSSTGYSMIPSPPSYNKLLLPHHPINATHRDDPTPSTSTSYPSPLATSYTRIAPLGQSGPAPDASNSLTPSSCHGCSGVGLVLFGAGLVSTALLQTLLEEAGCCLLYMVEDQLEEVERAFGAKVPAGTRVLRQQEATIALSDPRVSGAIICSPPDKAPEMVRDALRAGKGVFCEGLPSLDRQTAEACFDEANRCGRPLVCGFYKRFDPALQFLYKKVRDSRALGSIHRISTISTLYPAASLSLLKASGGIFYNAAVHDIDIISLLLGESVPDTIFSLGHAFCADMGCLRDVDMVTISMKFPSGAIVTLDISQHCTRSCDQRLEVHGSQGTLRVDNQNPLGITEHGTSVSICPQTQAERYRDAYREVFRHFLRTLKGQEPPVVTKEQFLWTIQVAAAAEQSWRRRSAVDLHSSATDPPGVKAELV, from the exons ATGGGGCGGAGGAGGAAGACGCTGCACGACTACGCGGCCGAGTTCTCGGAGCTGTCGGTGCGGCGGgagccggcggggccgggcccgggcccggcgggcgCCGTGGAGACGCTGTTGTGCACGCCGTGTCAGCTGCCGCTGAGGGTGCGCCGCGACCGCATCCTGGAGCACCTCAGCTCGGGCCGCCACTGTCGCAACCGCCGCCTGCTCCGGCAGCTGGGACTGCGCGCCCCGGGGCTCCG ctctgcagaTCCCGACTCCAGCCTgagcctgagcctgcccctgCCACTCGACgtgccctccctgctctcccatcctTCCTTCCTCATCACCACTGGATCCAGCACTGGCTACAGCATGATCCCCTCTCCACCATCCTACAACAAACTCCTGCTTCCCCACCACCCCATCAACGCCACACACAGGGATGACCCAACACCCTCCACCTCTACCAGCTACCCCTCACCGCTGGCCACCTCCTACACCAGGATTGCACCTCTTGGCCAAAGTGGGCCTGCGCCTGATGCCTCCAACAGCCTGACACCCTCCTCATGTCACGGTTGCAGCGGTGTCGGCCTCGTGCTCTTCGGCGCAGGGCTTGTGAGCACAGCCTTGTTGCAAACCCTGCTGGAAGaagctggctgctgcctgctctaCATGGTGGAGGATCAGTTGGAGGAGGTGGAACGAGCCTTTGGTGCCAAGGTCCCGGCTGGCACCAGGGTGCTGCGGCAGCAGGAGGCCACCATCGCACTCAGTGATCCACG AGTTTCTGGAGCCATTATTTGTTCCCCACCTGACAAAGCCCCTGAGATGGTAAGAGATGCCTTACGAGCAG GTAAAGGTGTGTTCTGTGAGGGGCTGCCCAGcttggacagacagacagcagaaGCCTGTTTTGATGAGGCCAACAGGTGTGGGAGGCCACTCGTGTGTGGGTTCTACAA GCGCTTTGACCCAGCCCTGCAGTTCCTGTACAAGAAGGTTCGGGACAGCCGGGCCCTGGGCAGCATCCACCGGATATCAACCATCAGCACCCTCtatcctgcagcctctctgagcCTGCTGAAAGCCTCAG GTGGAATTTTTTACAATGCTGCCGTGCATGACATAGATATTATCAGTTTGCTGTTGGGAGAGAGTGTGCCAGATACAATATTTTCCCTGGGCCATGCCTTCTGTGCAG ACATGGGCTGCCTGAGAGATGTGGACATGGTCACcatcagcatgaaattccccagcgGAGCCATTGTCACCCTGGACATCAGCCAGCACTGCACCAGGAGCTGTGACCAGCGGCTGGAG gttcatgggtCTCAAGGGACCTTAAGGGTGGACAACCAGAACCCCCTGGGCATCACAGAGCATGGGACTtctgtgtccatctgtccccaAACCCAAGCTGAGCGCTACAGAGATGCCTACAGGGAGGTCTTCAGGCACTTCCTGAGAACCCTGAAAG GCCAGGAGCCCCCCGTGGTCACCAAGGAGCAGTTCCTCTGGACCATCcaggtggctgcagcagccgAGCAGTCCTGGAGGAGAAGATCTGCTGTGGACTTGCACAGCAGTGCCACGGATCCACCTGGGGTCAAGGCTGAGCTTGTGTGA